The Deinococcus sonorensis KR-87 genome includes a window with the following:
- a CDS encoding MFS transporter, with protein sequence MLPSLSGLPRNARNCILLEPLWAVFGVVVIYYAPLYMRGVGLSSTQIGLLGSITVACSFVFQALAAPITNRMGRRRTSLLWDLVSWTVPMVVWGLAHSFVAFLIAAALSASNRIVAVSWSLLVIEDVPQPKRARVFGILNLINAFCGLLTPLVGLLIARLGVVPALRGVYLLGAVGMTVMFYWRNAVTQETRSGEAAMQQHRDLKPWESMRHTFQLVPALARGGLPGVVAFYVLTMFAEQMGLFQILLFKETLGFGAQALSLVPVAGAVVTILMYALVLRRLDHVPAERTLVFTRLLGLAGAVLILFIPAGNLSALLLVVSLLGAVTFLTQTYRDTVLFSHLPAHGTADLYSAVQTLTMLCSIPAAGLAGALYSVQPRLLFVMIAVLNVGLLLLAMQVARSQRRSATVP encoded by the coding sequence GTGCTGCCCTCCCTGAGCGGGCTGCCGCGCAACGCCCGCAACTGCATTCTGCTGGAGCCTCTTTGGGCGGTGTTTGGCGTGGTGGTGATCTATTACGCGCCGCTCTATATGCGCGGTGTGGGCCTGAGCAGTACCCAGATCGGCCTGCTGGGGTCCATCACGGTGGCCTGCTCGTTCGTGTTTCAGGCGCTGGCCGCCCCCATCACCAACCGAATGGGCCGCCGCCGCACCAGCCTGCTGTGGGACCTGGTGTCCTGGACCGTGCCGATGGTGGTGTGGGGGCTGGCGCACAGCTTCGTGGCCTTTCTGATCGCGGCGGCGCTGAGCGCCAGCAACCGGATCGTGGCGGTGTCCTGGAGCCTGCTGGTCATTGAGGACGTGCCGCAGCCGAAACGGGCGCGGGTCTTCGGCATCCTGAACCTGATCAATGCCTTCTGCGGCCTGCTCACGCCGCTGGTCGGCCTGCTGATCGCGCGCCTCGGGGTGGTCCCGGCGCTGCGCGGCGTGTACCTGCTGGGCGCCGTTGGTATGACCGTGATGTTCTACTGGCGCAACGCGGTCACCCAGGAAACCCGCAGCGGCGAGGCCGCCATGCAGCAGCACCGGGACCTGAAGCCGTGGGAGAGCATGCGCCACACCTTTCAGCTGGTGCCGGCCCTGGCCCGTGGCGGCCTGCCGGGCGTCGTCGCCTTCTATGTGCTGACCATGTTCGCCGAGCAGATGGGCCTGTTCCAGATTCTGCTGTTCAAGGAGACGCTCGGGTTCGGAGCGCAGGCGCTGTCGCTGGTGCCGGTGGCCGGCGCGGTGGTCACCATCCTGATGTACGCCCTGGTGCTGCGGCGGCTGGACCACGTCCCGGCCGAGCGCACGCTGGTGTTCACCCGGCTGCTGGGCCTGGCCGGGGCGGTCCTGATCCTGTTCATTCCCGCCGGCAACCTGAGCGCCCTGCTGCTGGTGGTAAGCCTGCTGGGCGCCGTCACCTTCCTGACCCAGACCTACCGCGATACGGTGCTGTTCAGTCACCTGCCGGCCCACGGCACCGCCGACCTCTACTCGGCGGTCCAGACCCTGACGATGCTGTGCTCCATCCCGGCGGCTGGGCTGGCCGGCGCCCTGTACAGCGTCCAGCCGAGACTGCTGTTCGTCATGATTGCGGTGCTGAACGTGGGCCTGCTGCTGCTGGCCATGCAGGTGGCCCGGTCGCAGCGCCGGTCGGCCACCGTTCCCTGA
- a CDS encoding GGDEF domain-containing protein codes for MTSPGLIPPSLTDLRDELQALQQQIDQGRDRSITDVALLHRDAVYLALDTGDPAIAMTHALACLELARVSRDRSLEAKAHVAIALVQADTYDDLGADAHFQQAEMLAREAGDQRGVALVAVNRSHHEMDRDLYADAATRLHGLLHSPFAEGLRLGESAELLHTFHINYTVSASEALIRRQLPEGLRDEVQAELQHSVALLTTLNAQRTLLRSPLRVLDVLDALSRHAVWSGALDQAIQMGHESVQLAANTRSTTLYGHALRNRARAFSRSSRWDEAVADLEQAIAQFELGQQDLLAARAREALANAYARSGRFQEAFETQREVTRRVLALYRDVYQQRALLKQIEQQARDAEVRAAAFAEAAMQDPLTGAPNRAFAMQRLARLREQARQGPPSVVVLLDLDHFKRVNDTYGHAVGDAVLIRVVRALSAEIRDQDCLARFGGEEFVVILHDLGLEAAQEVCHRLRSVLERLVWDDVAAGLQMTASFGLARLDGRRDLKATLRAADEALYAAKAAGRNAVSVSEPWA; via the coding sequence ATGACCAGTCCCGGGCTGATTCCCCCGTCCCTGACCGACCTGCGCGACGAACTGCAGGCGCTGCAGCAGCAGATTGACCAGGGACGCGACCGCTCCATCACCGACGTGGCGCTGCTGCACCGTGACGCGGTGTATCTGGCCCTGGATACCGGGGATCCGGCCATCGCCATGACGCACGCCCTGGCCTGCCTGGAACTGGCCCGGGTCAGCCGGGACCGCTCGCTGGAAGCCAAGGCGCACGTGGCCATCGCGCTGGTGCAGGCCGATACCTACGACGACCTGGGCGCCGACGCCCATTTTCAGCAGGCCGAGATGCTGGCGCGCGAGGCGGGCGACCAGCGCGGGGTGGCGCTGGTGGCGGTGAACCGGTCGCACCATGAGATGGACCGCGATCTGTATGCCGACGCCGCCACCCGGCTGCACGGCCTGCTGCATTCGCCCTTTGCGGAGGGCCTGCGGCTCGGAGAATCGGCCGAGCTGCTGCACACCTTCCACATCAACTACACCGTGAGTGCCTCGGAGGCGCTGATCCGGCGCCAGCTCCCGGAAGGGCTGCGCGACGAGGTGCAGGCCGAGCTGCAGCACTCGGTGGCGCTGCTCACCACCCTGAACGCCCAGCGCACGCTGCTGCGCTCGCCGCTGCGGGTGCTGGACGTGCTGGACGCCCTGTCGCGCCACGCCGTCTGGTCCGGCGCGCTGGACCAGGCCATCCAGATGGGCCACGAGAGCGTGCAGCTGGCCGCCAATACCCGCAGCACCACGCTCTACGGCCACGCCCTGCGCAACCGGGCCCGGGCGTTTTCCCGGTCCAGCCGCTGGGACGAGGCGGTCGCGGACCTGGAGCAGGCCATCGCCCAGTTCGAGCTGGGTCAGCAGGACCTGCTGGCGGCCCGCGCCCGTGAGGCGCTGGCCAACGCCTATGCCCGCTCCGGCCGCTTTCAGGAGGCGTTCGAGACGCAGCGGGAAGTGACCCGGCGGGTGCTGGCGCTGTACCGGGACGTGTACCAGCAGCGCGCGCTGCTCAAGCAGATCGAACAGCAGGCCCGCGACGCCGAGGTGCGGGCTGCCGCCTTCGCCGAGGCGGCGATGCAGGACCCGCTCACCGGCGCGCCCAACCGCGCCTTTGCCATGCAGCGGCTGGCCCGCCTGCGCGAGCAGGCCCGCCAGGGCCCGCCCAGCGTGGTGGTGCTGCTGGACCTGGACCACTTCAAGCGGGTCAATGACACCTACGGCCACGCGGTGGGCGACGCGGTGCTGATCCGGGTGGTGCGGGCGCTCAGCGCCGAGATCCGTGACCAGGACTGTCTGGCCCGGTTCGGCGGCGAGGAGTTCGTGGTGATCCTGCACGACCTGGGCCTGGAAGCCGCCCAGGAAGTGTGCCACCGGCTGCGCAGCGTCCTGGAGCGGCTGGTCTGGGATGACGTGGCCGCCGGCCTGCAGATGACCGCCAGCTTCGGGCTGGCCCGGCTGGACGGCCGCCGTGACCTGAAGGCCACCCTGCGGGCCGCCGACGAGGCGCTCTATGCGGCCAAGGCCGCCGGACGCAATGCCGTCAGCGTCAGCGAGCCGTGGGCCTGA
- a CDS encoding LCP family protein → MSSRHDDRPPGRHSRPVYRRAKVGRHQVYNQTYYHDATEPAAPVVAHPPRTVAGWRAWQLSGLTLAALSLGGYAVLTAPGGEARQVLNSAPGTAPHFTLLLAGRDVVYCAPYKRCADQDTRNVWQPPNTDSIMLMKVDGTRVSVLSIPRDTNVGPFDPRRGVAAQKVNSQYWTGGLEGLSRAVEQITGERVDNTVVVRTDYVARVINALGGLDVTVPDIASYEDPKKRGIHFDDFAANLHVHLSPGPHHLDGDAAVAYLRMRKGFGDDYGRMDHQKQAISQLISRLRTPQGIARVLPVLLSGLGNGVQTNADPALVQNLTPYLSQLKLNFATLPTTTIPGTFNLAADPAALARVWGSQADSGQNEATQTPIRVQDASGQGLGQKVVRALQQAGYTQVSLDTVAASPEHTQVFTGTAVGAAEQLADLLNVSRIQGLRFPVRDGEVGVLLGSDAPSLYGALARQPQ, encoded by the coding sequence GTGAGCTCGCGTCACGACGACCGGCCGCCGGGCCGTCACAGCCGGCCGGTGTACCGCCGCGCCAAGGTGGGGAGGCATCAGGTGTACAACCAGACCTACTACCATGACGCCACCGAACCGGCTGCGCCCGTCGTCGCCCACCCACCCCGCACCGTGGCTGGCTGGCGGGCCTGGCAGCTGTCCGGCCTGACGCTGGCCGCCCTCTCGCTGGGCGGCTACGCGGTGCTGACCGCGCCCGGCGGTGAAGCGCGGCAGGTGCTGAACAGTGCGCCCGGCACCGCGCCGCACTTCACGCTGCTGCTGGCCGGGCGTGACGTGGTGTACTGCGCGCCGTACAAACGCTGCGCCGACCAGGACACCCGCAACGTCTGGCAGCCGCCCAACACCGACTCGATCATGCTGATGAAGGTGGACGGCACGCGGGTCAGCGTCCTGTCTATTCCGCGCGACACCAACGTGGGACCGTTCGACCCGCGGCGCGGCGTGGCCGCCCAGAAGGTCAACAGCCAGTACTGGACCGGCGGCCTGGAGGGCCTGAGCCGGGCGGTGGAGCAGATCACCGGCGAGCGGGTGGACAACACCGTGGTGGTCCGCACCGATTACGTGGCGCGGGTGATCAACGCGTTGGGCGGCCTGGACGTCACGGTGCCGGACATCGCCAGCTACGAGGACCCCAAGAAACGTGGCATCCACTTCGACGACTTTGCAGCCAACCTGCATGTCCACCTGTCGCCCGGCCCGCATCATCTGGACGGCGACGCGGCGGTGGCCTACCTGCGAATGCGCAAGGGCTTCGGGGACGACTACGGCCGGATGGACCACCAGAAGCAGGCGATCAGCCAGCTGATCAGTCGGCTGCGCACCCCCCAGGGCATCGCGCGGGTGCTGCCTGTGCTCCTGAGCGGCCTGGGCAACGGGGTGCAGACCAACGCCGACCCGGCGCTGGTGCAGAACCTGACTCCGTACCTCTCCCAGCTGAAGCTGAACTTTGCCACCCTGCCCACCACCACCATCCCCGGCACCTTCAATCTGGCCGCCGATCCGGCTGCGCTGGCCCGCGTGTGGGGCAGCCAGGCCGACAGCGGGCAGAACGAGGCCACCCAGACCCCCATCCGCGTTCAGGACGCGAGCGGGCAGGGGCTGGGACAGAAGGTGGTGCGGGCGCTGCAGCAGGCCGGCTACACCCAGGTCAGCCTGGACACGGTGGCCGCCAGCCCGGAGCACACCCAGGTGTTCACTGGCACGGCGGTGGGCGCCGCCGAACAGCTGGCCGACCTGCTCAACGTCTCGCGCATCCAGGGCCTGCGCTTCCCGGTGCGCGACGGCGAGGTGGGCGTGCTGCTCGGCTCGGACGCGCCCAGCCTGTACGGCGCCCTGGCCCGCCAGCCGCAGTGA
- a CDS encoding PLP-dependent aminotransferase family protein: MTRTDTPPFAWDRVVSARGQRMNSSVIREMLKITQRPDVISFAGGLPAPELFPIEAVRQAASTVLDRYGPAALQYSTTEGHLPLREWLAARASITPQHVQIMTGSQQSLDLLGKMLINEGDVVLVEAPTYLGALQSFQPYGPQYVQVPTDDHGIDVDALETLLHTTRAKLLYAVPNFQNPTGRTLSLERRQQLVELTARHGIVLVEDDPYGALRFTGEALPSLYTLGLERAGHPDHNHVVYSSSFSKVLVPGLRDAWVQAARPLIHKLVQAKQGADLHTPTFNQMIVAELVEDVMPAQIERVRQAYGERAGQMVQSMQRHFPAGVQYTTPQGGMFLWVTLPEQIDTAPLLQQAVARGVAFVPGAPFFALGGGHNTMRLSYSSATPEQIERGIAALGETIRSALD, from the coding sequence ATGACCCGCACCGATACGCCCCCCTTCGCCTGGGACCGTGTGGTTTCAGCGCGTGGCCAGCGGATGAACAGCAGCGTCATCCGCGAGATGCTCAAGATCACCCAGCGCCCGGATGTGATCTCGTTTGCGGGTGGGCTGCCCGCCCCCGAGCTGTTTCCGATCGAGGCGGTGCGGCAGGCCGCCAGCACGGTGCTGGACCGCTACGGCCCGGCCGCGCTGCAGTACAGCACCACCGAGGGGCATCTGCCGCTGCGTGAGTGGCTGGCCGCACGGGCCAGCATCACGCCGCAGCACGTGCAGATCATGACCGGCAGCCAGCAGAGCCTGGACCTGCTGGGCAAGATGCTGATCAACGAGGGGGACGTGGTGCTGGTGGAAGCGCCCACCTACCTGGGCGCGCTGCAGAGCTTCCAGCCGTACGGCCCGCAGTACGTGCAGGTGCCCACCGACGACCACGGCATCGACGTGGACGCCCTGGAGACGCTGCTGCACACCACCCGTGCCAAGCTGCTGTACGCGGTGCCGAACTTTCAGAACCCCACCGGCCGCACCCTCAGCCTGGAGCGCCGACAGCAGCTGGTGGAGCTGACCGCCCGCCACGGCATCGTGCTGGTGGAGGACGACCCCTACGGCGCGCTGCGCTTCACGGGTGAGGCGCTGCCCAGCCTGTACACGCTGGGGCTGGAGCGGGCCGGCCACCCGGATCACAACCATGTGGTGTACAGCAGCTCCTTTTCCAAGGTGCTGGTGCCGGGCCTGCGCGACGCGTGGGTGCAGGCGGCCCGACCCCTGATCCACAAGCTGGTGCAGGCCAAACAGGGCGCCGACCTGCACACGCCCACCTTCAACCAGATGATTGTGGCGGAACTGGTGGAGGACGTGATGCCAGCCCAGATCGAGCGGGTGCGGCAGGCCTACGGCGAGCGGGCCGGGCAGATGGTGCAGAGCATGCAGCGGCACTTTCCGGCGGGCGTGCAGTACACCACGCCGCAGGGCGGCATGTTCCTGTGGGTCACGCTGCCGGAGCAGATCGACACCGCACCACTGCTTCAACAGGCGGTGGCGCGCGGCGTGGCCTTCGTGCCGGGCGCGCCGTTCTTCGCGCTGGGCGGCGGGCACAACACCATGCGGCTGAGCTACAGCTCGGCCACCCCGGAGCAGATCGAGCGCGGCATTGCGGCGCTGGGCGAGACCATCCGCAGCGCGCTGGACTGA
- the gatB gene encoding Asp-tRNA(Asn)/Glu-tRNA(Gln) amidotransferase subunit GatB, protein MSQAASPTAQQYQAVIGLEVHLHLNTRTKMFSACRADYVGAEPNTYTDPLTLGLPGTMPSLNRQAVDLAIMFGLALHCDVEGFTQFHRKNYYYPDAPKNYQISQYDRPIARSGWLEVDGERIGITRAHLEDDAGKLMHPTYAPYSLLDLNRAGMPLIEMVTEPDIRTPEQARRFLTLVRAIAQSLGVSDANPEEGKMRCDVNVSVHRPGTPFGTKVEVKNLNSFRSVQRALEYEIARQTRTLQAGGRITQDTMGWDEGGQKTFVMRTKEGEADYRYFPEPDLPPLNITPEWIERVRSSMPELPAHKRARYVEAGLRDADADLISVDVPLSRFLDAALQQPGADIQRLANWLLTDVAGLLAARELTLDRSGLTPEHLAALVRLVGEGTISGKMAKELLPELLDGADPQALVQQRGLSVVTDTAAIEAAIDAAMQANPKAVEQVRGGNLKAANALFGPVMRAMNGQAGPELVRQLLNQKLGL, encoded by the coding sequence ATGTCTCAGGCGGCGTCTCCCACGGCCCAGCAGTACCAGGCGGTGATCGGTCTGGAGGTCCACCTGCACCTCAACACCCGCACCAAGATGTTCAGTGCCTGCCGCGCCGATTACGTGGGCGCGGAGCCCAACACCTACACCGACCCGCTGACGCTGGGGCTGCCCGGCACCATGCCCAGCCTCAACCGGCAGGCGGTGGACCTGGCGATCATGTTCGGGCTGGCGCTGCACTGCGACGTGGAGGGCTTCACGCAGTTCCACCGCAAGAACTACTACTACCCGGACGCGCCCAAGAACTACCAGATCTCGCAGTACGACCGGCCCATTGCGCGTAGCGGCTGGCTGGAGGTGGACGGCGAGCGCATCGGCATCACCCGCGCGCACCTGGAAGACGACGCCGGCAAGCTGATGCACCCCACCTACGCCCCGTACAGCCTGCTGGACCTGAACCGCGCCGGCATGCCGCTGATCGAGATGGTGACCGAGCCGGACATCCGCACCCCGGAGCAGGCCCGGCGCTTCCTGACGCTGGTGCGCGCCATCGCGCAGTCGCTGGGCGTCAGCGACGCCAACCCCGAGGAAGGCAAGATGCGCTGCGACGTGAACGTCAGCGTGCACCGCCCCGGCACCCCCTTCGGCACCAAGGTGGAGGTCAAGAACCTCAACAGCTTCCGCAGCGTGCAGCGCGCCCTCGAGTACGAGATCGCGCGCCAGACCCGTACGCTGCAGGCGGGTGGGCGCATCACCCAGGACACCATGGGTTGGGACGAGGGCGGTCAGAAGACTTTCGTGATGCGCACCAAGGAGGGCGAGGCCGACTACCGCTACTTCCCCGAGCCGGACCTGCCGCCGCTGAACATCACCCCCGAGTGGATTGAGCGGGTGCGCTCCAGCATGCCGGAACTGCCGGCCCACAAACGCGCGCGCTATGTGGAGGCGGGCCTGCGCGACGCCGACGCCGACCTGATCAGCGTGGACGTGCCGCTCAGCCGCTTTCTGGACGCCGCGCTGCAGCAGCCGGGCGCCGACATCCAGCGGCTGGCCAACTGGCTGCTGACCGACGTGGCGGGCCTGCTGGCCGCCCGCGAGCTGACGCTGGACCGCAGCGGCCTGACGCCGGAGCACCTGGCGGCGCTGGTGCGGCTGGTGGGGGAGGGGACCATCAGCGGCAAGATGGCCAAGGAGCTGCTGCCGGAGCTGCTGGACGGTGCCGACCCGCAGGCGCTGGTGCAGCAGCGCGGCCTGAGCGTCGTGACCGATACGGCGGCCATCGAGGCGGCCATCGACGCCGCCATGCAGGCCAACCCGAAAGCGGTGGAGCAGGTCCGGGGCGGCAACCTGAAGGCCGCCAACGCGCTGTTCGGGCCGGTAATGCGGGCCATGAACGGCCAGGCCGGACCGGAACTGGTGCGGCAACTGCTGAACCAGAAACTGGGCCTTTGA
- the fba gene encoding class II fructose-1,6-bisphosphate aldolase, which yields MLVTGNDILVPARAGKYGVAAFNTNNMEITQAIIHTAERLRSPVIVQMSEGAIKYGGQDLANIVKDIATRASVPVALHLDHGSSYVNALKAIKMGFTSVMIDASHHPFEENVAETRRVVEAAHAMGISVESELGRLGGIEEHVVVDEKDAFLTDPQEAVQFVEQTGTDYLAIAIGTSHGAYKGKGRPFIDQARIEQIGNLLSIPLVAHGSSGVPKEIVERFRASGGEIGDAAGIADEDLEQATQHGIAKVNVDTDLRLASTVGIREVLKASPKEFDPRKVFGPARDVMAQIVEHKLRVLGSVGKA from the coding sequence ATGCTCGTAACCGGCAATGACATTCTGGTGCCTGCCCGCGCAGGCAAATACGGTGTGGCGGCGTTCAACACCAACAACATGGAGATCACCCAGGCGATCATCCACACGGCGGAGCGGCTGCGCAGCCCGGTGATCGTGCAGATGAGTGAGGGGGCCATCAAGTACGGCGGCCAGGACCTCGCCAACATCGTCAAGGACATCGCCACCCGGGCCTCGGTGCCGGTGGCGCTGCACCTGGACCACGGCTCCAGCTACGTCAACGCCCTGAAGGCCATCAAGATGGGCTTCACCAGCGTGATGATCGACGCCTCGCACCACCCCTTTGAGGAGAACGTCGCCGAGACCCGCCGGGTGGTGGAGGCCGCGCACGCCATGGGCATCAGCGTGGAGAGCGAGCTGGGCCGGCTGGGCGGCATCGAGGAGCACGTGGTGGTGGACGAGAAGGACGCCTTCCTGACCGACCCCCAGGAGGCCGTGCAGTTCGTGGAGCAGACCGGGACCGACTACCTGGCCATCGCCATCGGCACCAGCCACGGCGCCTACAAGGGCAAGGGCCGCCCGTTCATCGATCAGGCGCGCATCGAGCAGATCGGGAACCTGCTGAGCATTCCGTTGGTGGCGCACGGCAGCAGCGGCGTGCCGAAGGAGATCGTGGAACGCTTCCGGGCGTCGGGCGGCGAGATCGGGGACGCGGCCGGCATCGCGGACGAGGACCTGGAACAGGCCACCCAGCACGGCATCGCCAAGGTGAACGTGGACACCGACCTGCGGCTGGCCAGCACGGTGGGCATCCGTGAAGTGCTGAAGGCCAGTCCCAAGGAATTCGATCCGCGCAAGGTGTTCGGCCCGGCCAGAGACGTGATGGCCCAGATCGTGGAGCACAAACTGCGGGTGCTGGGCAGCGTCGGCAAGGCCTGA
- the rsfS gene encoding ribosome silencing factor: protein MTQIPTDQTILHQLQAIVDAARERRAENVVVLDLSEVSTTLDYFVIATATAGLQLNAVQENIRQKALESGLPYPTVEGPSERWLLMAFGASIVVHLMTREAREYYDLEGLWSDARPLDFPEA, encoded by the coding sequence ATGACCCAGATTCCCACCGACCAGACCATCCTTCACCAGCTTCAGGCCATCGTGGACGCGGCCCGCGAGCGCCGCGCCGAGAACGTGGTGGTGCTGGACCTGAGCGAAGTTTCCACCACACTGGACTATTTCGTGATCGCCACCGCCACCGCCGGCCTGCAGCTGAACGCCGTCCAGGAGAACATCCGCCAGAAGGCGCTGGAGTCCGGCCTTCCCTACCCCACTGTAGAGGGACCGAGCGAGCGCTGGCTGCTGATGGCCTTCGGCGCCAGCATCGTGGTGCACCTGATGACCCGCGAGGCGCGCGAATACTACGACCTGGAAGGGCTGTGGAGCGACGCTCGCCCGCTGGACTTCCCCGAGGCCTGA
- the yqeK gene encoding bis(5'-nucleosyl)-tetraphosphatase (symmetrical) YqeK — protein MVKPRRFEHVLRVAELARDIALAGGLDAERAYLAGILHDVARDLPDHELLRLAPPECDIDSAHPLALHGRAGRTLLEHWGVTDRIILEAVEDHTTGPRAGNPVSACVYIADVSEPGRGVNDDIRALALTDLNAALSRAITSKVIYLQGRHIQVHPRTLQTYRTLQP, from the coding sequence ATGGTCAAGCCCCGGCGGTTCGAGCACGTGCTGCGGGTGGCCGAACTGGCGCGAGACATCGCGCTGGCGGGCGGACTGGACGCGGAGCGGGCCTACCTTGCCGGCATCCTGCACGACGTGGCCCGCGACCTGCCGGACCATGAACTGCTGCGGCTGGCGCCGCCGGAATGCGACATTGACTCGGCGCATCCGCTGGCGCTGCATGGCCGCGCGGGCCGGACGCTGCTGGAGCACTGGGGCGTCACCGACCGGATCATCCTGGAGGCGGTGGAGGACCACACCACCGGGCCGCGGGCCGGCAATCCGGTGTCGGCGTGCGTATACATCGCGGACGTGTCGGAGCCGGGACGCGGCGTGAACGACGACATCCGCGCCCTGGCCCTCACGGACCTGAACGCCGCGCTGTCGCGGGCCATCACTTCCAAGGTCATCTACCTCCAGGGCCGCCACATTCAGGTGCATCCGCGCACCCTGCAGACGTACCGGACGTTGCAGCCGTGA
- a CDS encoding 3'-5' exonuclease, with protein MAAQPIIFLDTETGGTDPAQHSLLTIGLVTLNGPEVERPLHLQLRHPTYHVAASAMAVNGIDLQVHHQQAQEPDVVAQAIRDYAAPLGRCILGGHNFGFDLGFLKPLLPDLNTVFRRGRVDTKVVAQFLIHAGLLPRRVGTALSDLAAHFELEYQAHDALEDARTTALVYRAMLGLVSAGGAEPQA; from the coding sequence ATGGCCGCGCAACCGATCATCTTTCTGGACACCGAAACGGGAGGCACCGACCCGGCCCAGCACTCGCTGCTGACCATCGGGCTGGTGACCCTGAACGGCCCCGAGGTGGAGCGCCCGCTGCACCTGCAGCTGCGCCACCCGACCTACCACGTGGCGGCCTCCGCCATGGCGGTGAACGGCATTGACCTGCAGGTGCATCACCAGCAGGCGCAGGAGCCGGACGTGGTGGCCCAGGCGATCCGCGACTACGCCGCGCCGCTGGGCCGCTGCATTCTGGGCGGGCACAACTTCGGCTTCGACCTGGGGTTCCTGAAGCCGCTGCTGCCGGACCTGAACACGGTGTTCCGGCGCGGCCGGGTGGACACCAAGGTGGTGGCGCAGTTCCTGATTCATGCCGGGCTGCTGCCGCGCCGGGTCGGGACGGCCCTGAGCGATCTGGCGGCGCACTTCGAGCTGGAGTATCAGGCGCACGACGCGCTGGAGGACGCCCGCACTACCGCGCTCGTCTACCGGGCAATGCTGGGGCTGGTGTCGGCAGGCGGAGCGGAACCGCAGGCCTGA
- the obgE gene encoding GTPase ObgE, with the protein MAFRDVLEIEVQAGHGGDGSMSFHRAKYMPKGGPDGGHGGKGGSILLRAVEGVESLERLLGRRKFKAESGNYGEGRLRQGKDGEDLIIDVPVGTTAFDLDTGRVVADLVRAGQIKVVARGGQGGRGNSTFASASRQAPRFAELGTRGQRRRVRLELRLIADVGLVGYPNAGKSSLLAALSNANPAIADYPFTTLSPILGVVDDPDHDRRFTLADIPGIIEGASEGRGLGLEFLRHISRTRLLVYVLDVARDPAQELEALQAELQSYDPSLLEQVALVALNKVDTVDPDLAQLAEDELSRFGLPVLQVSARDGLHLEELKATLFSMLPSQEVWAQTHALEEEPDEVRVEPLHVELRIDPPTVNRGVTGAPERVWTVTGGGFQEKLERFARHLEDAAEYLSGLFKRQGLTNALRRAGAQEGDTVEIGTFRFEYFDDEQ; encoded by the coding sequence GTGGCGTTTCGTGACGTACTAGAAATTGAAGTGCAGGCAGGACACGGCGGCGACGGCAGCATGAGCTTCCACCGGGCCAAGTACATGCCCAAGGGCGGACCGGACGGCGGGCACGGCGGCAAGGGCGGCAGCATCCTGCTGCGGGCCGTAGAGGGCGTCGAGAGTCTGGAGCGGCTGCTGGGCCGGCGCAAGTTCAAGGCCGAGAGCGGCAATTATGGCGAGGGTCGGCTGCGGCAGGGCAAGGACGGCGAGGACTTGATCATCGACGTGCCGGTGGGCACCACCGCCTTCGACCTCGACACTGGACGGGTGGTGGCCGACCTGGTGCGCGCCGGTCAGATCAAGGTGGTGGCGCGCGGCGGTCAGGGTGGCCGCGGCAACAGCACCTTCGCGAGCGCCAGCCGTCAGGCGCCCCGTTTTGCGGAGCTGGGCACCCGTGGTCAGCGGCGCCGGGTGCGGCTGGAACTGCGCCTGATCGCGGACGTGGGGCTGGTCGGCTACCCGAACGCCGGCAAGAGCAGCCTGCTGGCGGCCCTGAGCAACGCCAACCCGGCCATCGCGGACTATCCCTTCACCACCCTCTCCCCCATCCTGGGTGTGGTGGACGACCCGGACCATGACCGCCGCTTCACCCTGGCGGACATCCCCGGCATCATCGAGGGGGCCAGCGAGGGGCGTGGCCTGGGGCTGGAGTTCCTGCGCCACATCAGCCGCACCCGGCTGCTGGTGTACGTGCTGGATGTGGCCCGTGACCCGGCCCAGGAGCTGGAGGCGCTGCAGGCGGAGCTGCAGAGCTACGACCCCAGCCTGCTGGAGCAGGTGGCGCTGGTGGCGCTCAACAAGGTGGACACGGTGGACCCGGACCTCGCCCAGCTGGCCGAGGATGAGCTGAGCCGCTTCGGGCTGCCGGTGCTGCAGGTGAGCGCGCGCGACGGCCTGCACCTGGAAGAGCTGAAGGCGACGCTGTTCTCGATGCTGCCTTCCCAGGAAGTGTGGGCTCAGACCCACGCGCTGGAGGAGGAGCCGGACGAGGTGCGGGTGGAGCCGTTGCACGTGGAGTTGCGCATCGACCCGCCCACCGTCAACCGCGGCGTGACCGGGGCGCCGGAACGGGTCTGGACCGTCACGGGCGGCGGGTTTCAGGAGAAGCTGGAGCGGTTCGCGCGCCACCTCGAGGACGCGGCGGAGTACCTGTCGGGCCTGTTCAAGCGCCAGGGGCTGACCAACGCGCTGCGGCGGGCCGGTGCCCAGGAAGGCGATACAGTCGAGATCGGCACCTTCCGGTTCGAGTACTTTGACGACGAGCAGTAA